In Nonomuraea muscovyensis, one genomic interval encodes:
- the idi gene encoding isopentenyl-diphosphate Delta-isomerase, with the protein MTSDELVVLVDDDGHAIGTAPKASVHGQETPLHLAFSSYVFDRDGRVLLTRRAAHKVTWPGVLTNSCCGHPLPGEPLDHAVGRRLSYELGLPPAPADLILPTFAYRAVMANGVVEHELCPVYRVTVDGPAVPNPEEVGETLWMPWEEFAGAVLRGELVISPWCAEQVALLVKLGPDPMDWAPAPESDLPPAARVAS; encoded by the coding sequence GTGACGTCTGATGAACTCGTGGTGCTCGTCGACGACGACGGCCACGCGATCGGCACCGCGCCCAAGGCGTCGGTGCACGGTCAGGAGACTCCGCTCCACCTGGCGTTCTCCAGCTATGTCTTCGACCGTGACGGGCGTGTCCTGCTCACCAGGCGGGCCGCCCACAAGGTCACCTGGCCAGGCGTGCTGACCAACAGCTGCTGCGGCCACCCTCTGCCCGGCGAGCCGCTCGACCACGCGGTCGGTCGCAGGCTCTCCTACGAGCTCGGGCTGCCGCCGGCGCCCGCCGACCTGATCCTGCCGACCTTCGCCTACCGCGCCGTGATGGCCAACGGCGTCGTCGAGCACGAGCTGTGCCCCGTCTACCGCGTCACGGTGGACGGCCCGGCGGTGCCCAACCCGGAGGAGGTCGGCGAGACGCTGTGGATGCCGTGGGAGGAGTTCGCCGGCGCGGTGCTCCGGGGCGAGCTGGTCATCTCGCCGTGGTGCGCGGAGCAGGTGGCGCTTCTCGTGAAGCTGGGCCCCGACCCCATGGACTGGGCCCCGGCCCCGGAGTCGGACCTCCCCCCGGCCGCCCGCGTGGCCTCCTAG
- a CDS encoding MFS transporter, translating to MSFVADLRVVLQGRDFRRLFGTRLVSQFSDGIFQFGVTGFAFFNPEKQTTALAVAAGLAVLLLPYSVLGPFVGVFIDRWSRRQILVVAPIVRGALLLATAALVAADMPDAFFYAAALGVLGVNRFFLAALGASLPHVVPADRLMAANAVVPTSGTVLTFVGAGVAIGMREVLGGDDAGTALLLVTSGVVFGLSALIARTMERSLLGPSYDPDRPQAREAVRNVVVGLADGVRHLAGHRIAAATMGAMAAHRFLYGMATALGIILFRYYFTDGDADAALRGLSLVVATSGVGYFVAVLITPWATERFTIERWVTIALASAGVLAGALVMPFQEWGLPAAGFVLGVAGQSVKICADTTVQRDVEDAYLGRAFSVYDMLFNGMYVLAAALSAAILPADGKSYLAVAIIAVGYPVAAMAYRMITRSRVHSA from the coding sequence GTGTCCTTCGTCGCCGACCTCCGCGTGGTCCTGCAGGGCCGGGACTTCCGCCGGCTGTTCGGCACCCGGCTGGTGTCCCAGTTCTCCGACGGGATCTTCCAGTTCGGGGTGACAGGATTCGCGTTCTTCAACCCCGAGAAGCAGACGACCGCGCTGGCCGTGGCGGCCGGGCTGGCCGTGCTGCTGCTGCCCTACAGCGTCCTGGGCCCGTTCGTCGGGGTGTTCATCGACCGCTGGTCGCGGCGGCAGATCCTGGTGGTCGCGCCCATCGTGCGCGGGGCGCTCCTGCTGGCGACCGCCGCCCTGGTGGCAGCCGACATGCCGGACGCGTTCTTCTACGCCGCCGCGCTGGGCGTGCTGGGCGTCAACAGGTTCTTCCTGGCCGCGCTCGGCGCCTCGCTCCCGCACGTGGTGCCGGCCGACCGGCTGATGGCGGCCAACGCCGTCGTGCCGACGTCGGGCACCGTCCTGACGTTCGTGGGCGCGGGCGTGGCGATCGGGATGCGCGAAGTGCTCGGCGGCGACGACGCGGGCACGGCGCTGCTGCTGGTCACCTCCGGCGTGGTGTTCGGCCTGAGCGCGCTGATCGCCCGCACGATGGAGCGCTCGCTGCTCGGCCCGTCCTACGACCCCGACCGGCCGCAGGCGCGCGAGGCGGTGCGCAACGTCGTCGTCGGCCTGGCCGACGGCGTCAGGCACCTGGCGGGCCACCGCATCGCCGCCGCCACGATGGGCGCGATGGCCGCGCACCGGTTCCTGTACGGCATGGCGACGGCCCTCGGCATCATCCTCTTCCGCTACTACTTCACCGACGGCGACGCCGACGCGGCCCTGCGCGGGCTCAGCCTGGTCGTGGCCACCTCCGGCGTCGGCTACTTCGTCGCGGTGCTGATCACGCCGTGGGCGACGGAGCGGTTCACGATCGAGCGGTGGGTGACGATCGCCCTCGCCTCGGCCGGCGTGCTGGCCGGCGCGCTGGTGATGCCGTTCCAGGAGTGGGGGCTGCCCGCGGCCGGCTTCGTGCTGGGCGTCGCCGGGCAGAGCGTGAAGATCTGCGCCGACACCACCGTGCAGCGCGACGTGGAGGACGCCTACCTGGGCCGGGCCTTCTCGGTCTACGACATGCTGTTCAACGGCATGTACGTGCTGGCCGCGGCGCTCTCGGCGGCGATCCTGCCGGCCGACGGCAAGTCCTACCTGGCCGTGGCGATCATCGCGGTGGGTTACCCGGTGGCGGCGATGGCCTACCGGATGATCACCAGGTCCCGCGTCCACTCGGCCTGA
- a CDS encoding CCA tRNA nucleotidyltransferase: protein MTDLFRKIAPVADELGRLFADQGHELALVGGPVRDILLGRVGNDLDLTTDARPERVLELVRDWADSVWTIGIDFGTVGVRKGSWQIEITTYRSESYDPKSRKPEVMYGETLEADLERRDFAVNAMAVRLPGHEFVDPYGGLKDLGGRRLRTPGTPEQSFGDDPLRMLRAARFAAQLGFSVEPAVVEAMTAMAERIEIVSAERIRDELDKLICGVHPREGLRLLVDTGLAAHVLPELPKLRLEIDEHHRHKDVYEHTLTVLDQAIAQEEDGNADRVLRWAALLHDIGKPKTRRHEPGGRVSFHHHEVVGAQLTKKRMTELRFPKDVVADVSRLVELHLRFHGYGSGEWTDSAVRRYVRDAGHLLNRLHKLTRADCTTRNKRKAAALSRTYDQLEQRIARLADEEELAKIRPELDGNEIQRVLGVGPGPIVGKAYKHLLDLRLDKGVIGKEAATEALLDWARDNGVAAS from the coding sequence ATGACTGACCTGTTCCGCAAGATCGCCCCCGTCGCCGACGAGCTCGGCCGGCTCTTCGCCGACCAGGGCCACGAGCTCGCCCTGGTCGGCGGCCCCGTGCGCGACATCCTCCTCGGCCGCGTCGGCAACGACCTCGACCTGACGACCGACGCCCGCCCCGAGCGGGTCCTCGAACTCGTCCGCGACTGGGCCGACTCGGTGTGGACGATAGGCATCGACTTCGGCACGGTCGGGGTGCGCAAGGGGAGCTGGCAGATCGAGATCACCACCTACCGGAGCGAGTCCTACGACCCCAAGTCGCGCAAGCCCGAGGTGATGTACGGCGAGACGCTGGAGGCCGACCTGGAACGGCGCGACTTCGCGGTCAACGCGATGGCCGTGCGCCTGCCCGGCCACGAGTTCGTCGACCCCTACGGCGGCCTGAAGGACCTGGGCGGGCGGCGGCTGCGCACGCCCGGCACCCCCGAGCAGTCCTTCGGCGACGACCCGCTGCGCATGCTGCGCGCGGCCCGGTTCGCCGCCCAGCTCGGCTTCTCGGTGGAGCCGGCCGTGGTCGAGGCGATGACCGCGATGGCCGAGCGCATCGAGATCGTCTCCGCCGAGCGGATCCGCGACGAGCTCGACAAGCTGATCTGCGGCGTGCACCCCCGCGAGGGCCTGCGGCTGCTGGTCGACACCGGCCTGGCCGCCCACGTGCTGCCCGAGCTGCCCAAGCTCCGTCTGGAGATCGACGAGCACCACCGGCACAAGGACGTCTACGAGCACACCCTGACCGTGCTCGACCAGGCCATCGCCCAGGAGGAGGACGGCAACGCCGACCGGGTCCTGCGCTGGGCCGCGCTCCTGCACGACATCGGCAAGCCCAAGACGCGGCGGCACGAGCCGGGCGGGCGCGTCTCCTTCCACCACCACGAGGTGGTCGGCGCCCAGCTGACCAAGAAGCGCATGACGGAGCTGCGCTTTCCCAAGGACGTCGTGGCCGACGTGTCGCGGCTGGTGGAGCTCCACCTGCGCTTCCACGGCTACGGCTCGGGGGAGTGGACCGACAGCGCGGTGCGCCGCTACGTGCGCGACGCCGGCCACCTGCTCAACCGCCTGCACAAGCTCACCCGGGCCGACTGCACGACGCGCAACAAGCGCAAGGCCGCCGCCCTGTCGCGCACGTACGACCAGCTGGAGCAGCGCATCGCCAGGCTGGCCGATGAGGAGGAGCTGGCCAAGATCCGGCCGGAGCTCGACGGCAACGAGATCCAGCGGGTCCTCGGCGTCGGGCCGGGCCCGATCGTGGGCAAGGCGTACAAGCACCTGCTCGACCTTCGCCTCGACAAGGGCGTCATCGGCAAGGAGGCGGCCACCGAGGCGCTGCTCGACTGGGCGCGCGACAACGGCGTGGCGGCCTCCTGA
- a CDS encoding DUF6049 family protein, protein MIRKATLLAVLSIASLAPMVATTPGTAAATTRTSTAVSTTSTTVNTAVSARQGLTLTVSAITPEWAKGQADVIKISGTIRNDTGAELPQLLVRLRYAPQRFADRAALETYQADQTDATLPGSVSSQSSVSIPTLAAGASTPWEFTLTPAQLQLASFGAYPIAVEVQQQGWRRLAVQRTFLTYAPPTQPKLPRNRLAVVLPVIDQPHRADDGTFADDELSAALTGKGRLADLARIAKTAPKTVTWFVEPSLLDDANAMVKGYRVTAKNGEATRPASPEAAQWLADMRSALATSPVVATPYADPDVTALVHQGLDALTGRALELGAQKAGELLKPGVQAAVNWPAAGRIDADALDALAVGKGSAQVRKVLLNSTNLPLQTPVTVTPDAATTLDTVNGPVTALVADPVLSRAFEPGASSSTVLSKQRFIAETAMIAAEPGQTAPRSLVVAPSRRWDPNPTLVSGLLKTAGGLPWLTLTPLDSVKPAKTRVPRAGLTYTDADRKEELGAKYLTPVKTAWEKAQLTSLITTDKRVSSFDAAVLRSASSAWRNQTRAGRAVTKLVDGKVQATMNKVSITGADPDWLLTLAGSNGVVPISVKNTMPAQVTVDVEVTSNNPRLLRVEPQPSNRLVIGGDGQSGTLQVPLTASPRGSGDATVTVQLKTSDGRPYGKPVKLTIRTTGYTGVALVIVGAALTVMMAAVVTRVLRRRSQRRLARAARTRESETV, encoded by the coding sequence GTGATCCGGAAGGCCACGCTGCTCGCCGTTCTGTCCATCGCGTCGCTCGCGCCCATGGTCGCGACGACGCCTGGCACGGCTGCCGCCACGACCCGTACGAGCACCGCCGTGAGCACCACAAGCACCACCGTGAACACCGCGGTGAGCGCCCGCCAGGGGCTCACCCTCACGGTGTCGGCCATCACGCCCGAGTGGGCCAAGGGCCAGGCCGACGTCATCAAGATCTCCGGCACGATCCGCAACGACACCGGCGCCGAACTCCCGCAGCTCCTGGTCCGGCTGCGCTACGCCCCCCAGCGCTTCGCCGACCGGGCCGCGCTGGAGACCTACCAGGCCGACCAGACCGACGCGACACTCCCGGGCAGCGTCTCCAGCCAGTCGAGCGTCTCCATCCCCACGCTGGCCGCCGGGGCCTCGACGCCGTGGGAGTTCACCCTCACCCCGGCACAGCTCCAGCTCGCGTCGTTCGGCGCCTACCCCATCGCGGTCGAGGTGCAGCAGCAGGGCTGGCGCCGGCTCGCCGTGCAGCGCACGTTCCTCACCTACGCGCCGCCGACCCAGCCCAAGCTCCCGCGCAACCGGCTGGCCGTCGTGCTGCCCGTCATCGACCAGCCGCACCGCGCCGACGACGGCACCTTCGCCGACGACGAGCTGAGCGCCGCGCTGACCGGCAAGGGCCGGCTCGCCGACCTGGCGCGCATCGCCAAGACGGCGCCCAAGACCGTCACCTGGTTCGTCGAGCCGTCGCTGCTCGACGACGCCAACGCCATGGTCAAGGGCTACCGCGTCACCGCCAAGAACGGCGAGGCGACCAGGCCGGCCAGCCCCGAGGCGGCGCAGTGGCTGGCCGACATGCGCTCGGCCCTGGCCACCTCGCCCGTCGTGGCCACGCCGTACGCCGACCCCGACGTCACGGCCCTCGTCCACCAGGGGCTCGACGCGCTGACCGGCAGGGCGCTGGAGCTGGGCGCCCAGAAGGCCGGTGAGCTGCTCAAGCCCGGCGTGCAGGCGGCCGTCAACTGGCCGGCGGCCGGCCGGATCGACGCCGACGCCCTCGACGCGCTCGCCGTCGGCAAGGGCTCCGCCCAGGTGCGCAAGGTCCTGCTCAACTCGACCAACCTGCCGCTCCAGACGCCCGTCACGGTCACCCCGGACGCCGCCACGACGCTCGACACCGTCAACGGGCCCGTCACCGCGCTCGTCGCCGACCCCGTGCTGAGCCGCGCGTTCGAGCCCGGCGCGTCGTCCTCGACGGTGCTCAGCAAGCAGCGCTTCATCGCCGAGACCGCGATGATCGCCGCCGAGCCCGGCCAGACCGCGCCACGCTCGCTCGTCGTGGCGCCGTCACGACGCTGGGACCCCAACCCCACGCTCGTCTCCGGCCTGCTCAAGACCGCGGGCGGCCTGCCCTGGCTGACGCTCACCCCGCTCGACTCGGTCAAGCCCGCCAAGACGCGGGTGCCGCGGGCCGGCCTGACCTACACCGACGCCGACCGCAAGGAGGAGCTCGGCGCCAAATACCTCACCCCGGTCAAGACCGCCTGGGAGAAGGCGCAGCTCACCTCACTCATCACGACCGACAAGCGGGTCTCGTCCTTCGACGCCGCCGTGCTGCGGTCCGCCTCCTCGGCCTGGCGCAACCAGACCCGGGCCGGACGCGCGGTGACCAAACTGGTCGACGGCAAGGTGCAGGCCACCATGAACAAGGTGTCGATCACCGGGGCCGACCCCGACTGGCTACTCACCCTGGCGGGGTCCAACGGGGTGGTCCCCATCAGCGTCAAGAACACCATGCCGGCCCAGGTGACGGTCGACGTCGAGGTCACCTCCAACAACCCCAGGCTGCTGCGGGTGGAGCCCCAGCCGTCCAACCGGCTGGTGATCGGCGGCGACGGGCAGAGCGGCACCCTGCAGGTCCCGCTGACGGCCTCGCCGAGGGGCAGCGGCGACGCCACGGTCACCGTGCAGCTCAAGACGTCCGACGGCCGGCCGTACGGCAAGCCCGTCAAGCTGACCATCCGGACCACGGGCTACACCGGAGTCGCCCTGGTGATCGTGGGCGCGGCGCTGACGGTGATGATGGCCGCGGTGGTGACGAGGGTGCTCAGGCGCAGATCGCAGCGACGGCTCGCGCGGGCCGCCAGGACACGGGAAAGTGAGACCGTATGA
- a CDS encoding DUF5318 family protein yields MWSQRKVVDVALAKIATVRIPRARHADVCDAQPRLPEAPRRVGAPPARLCPVRAHANATEAIKVRGSRSARHAGPAKVASEPVKMVHDDDEHRVCAVEVCQGRSSDHLTVSFVLGNGPPDLAGRL; encoded by the coding sequence ATGTGGTCACAGAGAAAGGTGGTGGACGTCGCCCTCGCGAAGATCGCGACGGTCCGCATCCCGCGTGCCCGGCACGCGGACGTCTGTGACGCACAACCCCGCCTCCCAGAGGCACCGCGCCGCGTCGGCGCGCCGCCCGCACGCCTCTGCCCCGTGCGCGCGCATGCGAACGCCACAGAGGCCATCAAAGTCCGGGGGTCACGGTCAGCACGTCATGCCGGTCCGGCAAAGGTCGCGTCAGAGCCCGTCAAGATGGTTCATGATGACGACGAGCACCGTGTGTGCGCCGTCGAGGTCTGCCAAGGTCGCTCGAGCGACCACCTGACGGTCTCGTTCGTCCTCGGCAACGGACCACCGGACCTCGCCGGCCGATTGTGA
- a CDS encoding aminoacyl-tRNA deacylase, which produces MKDALAIHRWLLAHQVHHEIVRLPRPITGADELPEAVSAPPGRCVAVTAFEVTGRMGEQVVAIVSTVAAQPLPGVVGGLLGVRGVRPASAFAVNSATDYAAGLVCPLLLPDQLQILIDDRLQPDSEPIFTATGERHTALRIRALDLLSMLPGKIVDLRIPRPKGPRVAVASRH; this is translated from the coding sequence ATGAAGGACGCCCTCGCGATCCACCGCTGGCTCCTCGCACACCAGGTCCACCATGAGATCGTACGCCTTCCGCGTCCCATCACAGGCGCGGACGAGCTGCCCGAGGCCGTCTCCGCGCCGCCCGGCAGGTGCGTGGCCGTGACGGCGTTCGAGGTCACCGGGAGGATGGGCGAGCAGGTCGTCGCCATCGTCTCGACCGTGGCGGCGCAGCCGCTGCCCGGGGTCGTCGGAGGGCTGCTGGGCGTCCGCGGGGTCCGCCCGGCCTCCGCTTTCGCGGTCAACTCCGCCACCGACTACGCCGCCGGGCTGGTCTGCCCGCTCCTGCTGCCCGACCAGCTCCAGATCCTGATCGACGACCGCCTCCAGCCCGACTCCGAGCCGATCTTCACGGCCACCGGCGAACGACACACCGCGCTCCGCATCCGTGCCCTCGACCTGCTGTCCATGCTGCCCGGCAAGATCGTGGACCTGAGGATCCCCCGCCCCAAAGGACCCCGCGTGGCGGTCGCGTCGCGGCACTGA
- a CDS encoding inositol-3-phosphate synthase: protein MGSVRVAIVGVGNCAASLVQGVHYYRDADPDVRVPGLMHVRFGEYHVGDVEFVAAFDVDAKKVGRDLSEAIVASENNTVKIADVPPTGVTVQRGHTFDGLGEFYREIIEESDEQPVDVVKVLRESGADVLVSYLPVGSEEADRFYAQCAIDAKVAFVNALPVFIASDPEWAEKFTQAGVPIVGDDIKSQVGATITHRVLAKLFEDRGVELLRTYQLNFGGNMDFMNMLERTRLQSKKISKTQSVTSQIPHEMRKADVHIGPSDHVPWLDDRKWAYVRLEGRSFGDTPLNLEYKLEVWDSPNSAGIIIDAVRAAKIALDRGIGGPILSASSYFMKSPPVQYSDDEARDYVEKFIRGEVER from the coding sequence ATGGGTTCGGTTCGCGTGGCCATTGTCGGTGTCGGCAACTGCGCGGCGTCGCTGGTCCAGGGCGTGCACTACTACAGGGACGCCGACCCGGACGTACGGGTGCCGGGCCTGATGCACGTGCGGTTCGGTGAGTACCACGTGGGTGACGTCGAGTTCGTCGCCGCCTTCGACGTGGACGCCAAGAAGGTCGGACGTGACCTCTCGGAGGCGATCGTCGCCAGCGAGAACAACACCGTCAAGATCGCCGATGTGCCGCCCACCGGGGTGACCGTCCAGCGCGGCCACACCTTCGACGGCCTCGGCGAGTTCTACCGCGAGATCATCGAGGAGTCCGACGAGCAGCCCGTGGACGTCGTCAAGGTGCTGCGCGAGAGCGGCGCCGACGTCCTCGTCTCCTACCTGCCGGTGGGTTCGGAGGAGGCCGACCGCTTCTACGCCCAGTGCGCCATCGACGCCAAGGTGGCGTTCGTCAACGCGCTGCCGGTCTTCATCGCCTCCGACCCCGAGTGGGCCGAGAAGTTCACCCAGGCCGGCGTGCCGATCGTCGGCGACGACATCAAGTCGCAGGTCGGCGCCACGATCACGCACCGCGTGCTGGCCAAGCTGTTCGAGGACCGAGGGGTCGAGCTGCTGCGCACGTACCAGCTCAACTTCGGCGGCAACATGGACTTCATGAACATGCTGGAGCGCACCCGCCTCCAGTCCAAGAAGATCTCCAAGACGCAGTCGGTCACCTCGCAGATCCCGCACGAGATGCGCAAGGCCGACGTGCACATCGGCCCGTCGGACCACGTCCCGTGGCTCGACGACCGCAAGTGGGCCTACGTCCGCCTCGAGGGCCGCTCGTTCGGCGACACCCCGCTCAACCTGGAGTACAAGCTCGAGGTGTGGGACTCGCCCAACTCGGCCGGCATCATCATCGACGCTGTCCGGGCCGCCAAGATCGCCCTCGACCGGGGCATCGGTGGCCCGATCCTCAGCGCCTCGTCCTACTTCATGAAGTCGCCGCCCGTCCAGTACTCCGACGACGAGGCGCGCGACTACGTCGAGAAGTTCATCCGCGGCGAGGTGGAGCGCTGA
- a CDS encoding PadR family transcriptional regulator produces MASGQGRVLELAVLGSLHETPLHGYELRKRLNALLGMFRAFSYGSLYPCLRSLLAQGLIAEEQPAPTTIVGGRSKIVYKLTAEGKERLQELLTQAGPSAWEDESFGVHFAFFRHTEAEVRLRILEGRRSRLEERLDSVRTALARTRERLDSYTLELQRHGLESVEREVRWLNELIATERRASQEPDKDTTSTDE; encoded by the coding sequence GTGGCCAGCGGGCAGGGCAGAGTGCTGGAGCTGGCCGTGCTCGGGTCGCTGCATGAGACGCCCCTCCACGGCTACGAGCTGCGCAAACGACTCAACGCCCTGTTGGGGATGTTCCGTGCGTTCTCGTACGGGTCGCTGTACCCCTGCCTGCGATCACTGCTCGCGCAGGGCCTCATCGCCGAGGAGCAGCCGGCTCCCACCACGATCGTGGGCGGCCGATCGAAGATCGTCTACAAGCTGACGGCCGAGGGCAAGGAGCGTCTGCAGGAGCTGCTCACCCAGGCCGGGCCGTCCGCGTGGGAGGACGAGAGCTTCGGCGTCCACTTCGCGTTCTTCAGGCACACGGAGGCCGAGGTGCGCCTGCGCATCCTCGAAGGCCGCCGCAGCCGTCTGGAGGAGCGGCTCGACAGCGTGCGCACCGCGCTGGCGCGCACGAGGGAGCGCCTCGACAGCTACACGCTCGAACTGCAGCGTCACGGTCTCGAGTCGGTCGAACGCGAGGTGCGTTGGCTGAACGAGCTGATCGCGACGGAGAGACGGGCCTCGCAAGAGCCCGATAAGGACACCACGTCAACTGATGAGTAA